The Xyrauchen texanus isolate HMW12.3.18 chromosome 42, RBS_HiC_50CHRs, whole genome shotgun sequence genome includes the window tgCTGTTCAGTCTTTATTTGGCAAAGATATTGCTGAAAATATTGTCTTGCTCTTCACACATTCAACTGGATCTCATCCTAAAAATGCTCTGATGGCCGTTAAAGAGGCGAAAATCAAGTGTGCTGTAAAAAAGAAGCAGCCCGTGTATTTCCTGTTCAACAACTGTCAAGGAGAGACATttgaagaagaatgtaaaatgaTACAGGAAGAATCATGGAATCTCAGTTTTAGAGGGATGGCAGGGCTTTTCATGTTTCTTGAAGAAATAGAATCAAAAACCTTGCAGATgactcaaaatgtttttaaaaaaaggaagGAGCTGAAGGAAAACATCTCCAAAATACAATCATGTGTTCAAGtgatagaaaaaaacaaaaaagagctgAAGCAAACTCAAGAAGTTCTGGAGAAACACAAGAAAGATGTTGAGGACAATAATAACTTTGAGTTTGAATTTGAAGTGACCTACAAAGAAAAGGTTGATATTGATCCTTCTGTAGCCAAAGAGGCGACGTGCTGCACCGTCTGTGAGGAGAACTGTCACTATCCAGGATGCTGGTGGGTCAGAGATCTCTCATGGTGTAGTGTGATGAAGAATAATCACTGTACAGTGTGCACAAATAAATGCCACTCCAACAAACATGTCAAAGAAGACAAAATATATGAAACAAAGACAAAGAAGGAGAAGAGAACAAATGAAGGATTAAAGGAGAAATATGATGATAAGATTCGTGATGATGAGTCTGAGATCAAGAAACTGGAAGAAGATCTGCAAGAATTAGAGAAAGAGAAGATAAAGCTGGTGATTGAAGCTTTTCATTGTGTTGAATGTCTGGAGTTGATCGCCCTCAAGACTGATTCTCTGTTCACTCTTCTGCACATTGATTTTCTCATTGAGAAGTTGAAGGAAATCAATGAACTTAAGAAAGCTGAAATACTGGAGAACATGAAGAAGAGAGCAGGAGAAGCAAACACTGGAGCACTGGAATACATGAAAAAAGTTTACAGAAATAAAGAAACCACCTGTGTTAATTAAAACATCAGCAAATTATCCTGCAAATGCTTTTATATAATAAGGTGTCTGTATCATCTTGAATTCAATGAAATTGCTAAAACGTTTTCATATCTCTGTGTCAGATTGTGATTTACCATGTAGAGTTTATTTTTCCTCATTGTCCAGAATAAGACTGAAAATGATTGTAAAGCTAGATTATATTATATAGCACAGATGAGGAACAGAGAACAACTGGCCAAAGATGTTTTACAACAGATGTGCCTTAAACACTGTTTGAatggcacaaaaacaaaaattagtttttcacatttatttaattttttacagtatagaCACCATGATATTAACTTTTTCAAACAAACATCTCCTCATGAGCATTGTTTCAATAACACAAAGACCATGCTTACAATCCTAAATGAACAACTAGGCCTC containing:
- the LOC127634937 gene encoding uncharacterized protein LOC127634937 isoform X1 encodes the protein MTSLGQCVLKIDELIKKSDLIEDGNPVRYHLKLIKDKVDKPAPYTKITFGERDENKPHKTILMVGETGTGKTTLINTMINYILGVQIKDKVWFEITDDQSDRTSSQSQTSVITVYGVYAQEALVDLTIIDTPGYGDTHKNVHDQEIANNLSRLSKSESVFHEIDAACLVIKSTQNRLSDRHVYIFDAVQSLFGKDIAENIVLLFTHSTGSHPKNALMAVKEAKIKCAVKKKQPVYFLFNNCQGETFEEECKMIQEESWNLSFRGMAGLFMFLEEIESKTLQMTQNVFKKRKELKENISKIQSCVQVIEKNKKELKQTQEVLEKHKKDVEDNNNFEFEFEVTYKEKVDIDPSVAKEATCCTVCEENCHYPGCWWVRDLSWCSVMKNNHCTVCTNKCHSNKHVKEDKIYETKTKKEKRTNEGLKEKYDDKIRDDESEIKKLEEDLQELEKEKIKLVIEAFHCVECLELIALKTDSLFTLLHIDFLIEKLKEINELKKAEILENMKKRAGEANTGALEYMKKVYRNKETTCVN